One window of the Octopus sinensis linkage group LG9, ASM634580v1, whole genome shotgun sequence genome contains the following:
- the LOC115215575 gene encoding transcription factor MafK isoform X2, which yields MSKKIFLSQVKSDNARLFDLSDDELVRLTVKELNQVVKGLTREQVSRLKQRRRTLKNRGYAANCREKRISQKEELEIEREKLRAEVYRLQRENNVVKMELDSLRQKYDALQRFADKSELLILQKPVMMSEPLSLKRETIRS from the coding sequence atTTTCCTATCGCAAGTCAAATCGGACAACGCTCGCCTGTTTGACTTGTCCGATGATGAACTTGTCCGACTCACTGTGAAAGAACTAAACCAAGTAGTGAAGGGTCTCACCAGAGAGCAAGTGTCGCGTCTAAAGCAGCGTCGACGTACACTGAAGAACAGAGGCTATGCTGCCAACTGCCGTGAGAAGCGGATATCACAGAAAGAGGAGTTGGAAATTGAGAGAGAAAAGCTACGGGCCGAGGTGTACCGGCTGCAACGAGAGAACAACGTGGTCAAAATGGAACTGGACTCATTGCGACAAAAATACGACGCCCTACAGAGATTTGCCGACAAAAGTGAACTGCTCATTCTACAAAAGCCAGTGATGATGTCTGAACCACTTTCCCTGAAGAGAGAGACAATTCGGAGTTGA